Proteins encoded within one genomic window of Rhinolophus sinicus isolate RSC01 linkage group LG14, ASM3656204v1, whole genome shotgun sequence:
- the LOC109457968 gene encoding T-cell surface glycoprotein CD1b isoform X1 → MLLLSLLWLTVLFPCGDNEDAFQGPTSFHVIQISSFANSTWAQNQGSGWLGDLQIHGWDSTAGTAIFLKPWSKGNFTNEEVTELEELFRVYLVGFIRVIQDHVSEFQMKYPFEIQGIAGCELHSEEATVSFLRGALGGLDFLSLKNDSCVPAPEGGSRAQRFCTRITQYQGICDIIQKLLLRTCPRYLLGVLDAGKSELQRQVKPEAWLSSGPSPGPGRLLLVCHVSGFYPKPIWVRWMQGEQEQLGTRQGDVLPNVDGTWYLRVTLDVAAGEAAGLTCRVRHSSLGGQDIILYWGHPTSIGVICLVIIVPSLILLLCLALWFLRRWSYQNIP, encoded by the exons ATGCTGCTTCTGTCACTTCTATGGTTAACAGTTCTCTTCCCATGTGGTGACAATGAGGATG CTTTCCAGGGACCAACTTCTTTCCATGTCATCCAGATATCATCCTTTGCCAACAGCACCTGGGCACAAAATCAAGGCTCAGGCTGGCTGGGTGATTTGCAGATTCATGGCTGGGATAGCACTGCGGGTACTGCCATTTTCCTGAAGCCCTGGTCCAAGGGCAACTTCACTAATGAGGAGGTGACTGAGTTGGAGGAGCTATTCCGAGTGTATCTCGTTGGATTCATTCGGGTAATACAGGATCATGTCAGCGAATTCCAGATGAAAT ATCCCTTTGAAATCCAGGGCATAGCAGGCTGTGAGCTGCATTCTGAGGAGGCCACAGTAAGCTTTTTGAGGGGAGCTTTAGGAGGACTGGATTTCCTGAGCCTCAAGAATGATTCATGTGTGCCTGCCCCAGAGGGTGGCAGCAGGGCACAGCGGTTCTGCACACGCATCACTCAGTACCAAGGTATCTGTGATATCATACAGAAGCTCCTTTTAAGAACCTGCCCTCGATATCTTCTGGGTGTCCTCGATGCAGGGAAGTCAGAACTGCAGAGGCAAG TGAAGCCGGAGGCCTGGCTGTCCAGTGGCCCCAGTCCTGGGCCTGGCCGTCTGCTGCTGGTATGCCACGTCTCAGGATTCTACCCAAAGCCCATATGGGTGAGGTGGATGCAGGGTGAGCAGGAGCAGCTGGGCACTCGGCAAGGTGACGTCCTGCCCAATGTTGATGGGACATGGTATCTCCGAGTAACCCTGGATGTGGCTGCTGGGGAGGCAGCTGGCCTGACTTGCCGAGTGAGGCACAGCAGTCTAGGAGGACAAGACATCATCCTCTACTGGG GACATCCCACTTCCATCGGTGTGATATGTTTGGTAATAATAGTGCCCTCCTTGATCCTTTTGCTATGTCTTGCATTATGGTTTTTGAGACGATG GTCCTATCAGAATATCCCGTGA
- the LOC109457969 gene encoding T-cell surface glycoprotein CD1c produces the protein MLFLQLAMLAGLSSGDSANAVQEHTSFHLIQISSFANHSWAQNQGSGWLDELQTHGWESENGTIIFLYNWSKGNFSNEELKDLELLFRVYFIGLTREIQDYTGELQYEYPFELQVTVGCELHSRDVAKGFFRVAYQGSDFLSFQNMSWVPSPEGDSRAQNVCYLINQYEDIKETVHSLISNTCPRFILGLLYAGKMDLQKQVRPEAWLSSSPILGSSQLFLVCHVSGFYPKPIWVMWMRGEQEQPGTQQGEVLPNVDGTWYLRVTLDVEAEEAAGLSCQVKHSSLEDQDIILYWGHHLSMNLILLAVIAPLMLLIVLALWFKKRCSYQDIS, from the exons ATGCTGTTTTTGCAACTTGCAATGTTAGCTGGTCTGTCAAGCGGTGACAGTGCAAACG CAGTTCAGGAACATACCTCATTCCATCTCATCCAGATCTCATCCTTTGCCAACCATTCCTGGGCACAAAATCAGGGCTCAGGTTGGCTGGATGAATTGCAAACTCATGGCTGGGAGAGTGAAAATGGCACAATAATTTTCCTGTACAACTGGTCCAAGGGTAATTTCAGCAATGAGGAGTTGAAAGACCTGGAGCTATTATTTCGTGTTTATTTCATTGGATTAACTCGGGAGATTCAAGACTACACTGGTGAATTGCAGTATGAAT atCCATTTGAATTACAGGTGACAGTGGGCTGTGAGCTACATTCTAGAGATGTTGCAAAAGGTTTCTTCCGGGTAGCTTATCAAGGATCAGATTTCCTGAGTTTCCAAAACATGTCATGGGTGCCATCTCCAGAGGGTGACAGTAGAGCCCAAAATGTCTGCTATCTAATCAATCAGTATGAAGACATCAAGGAAACAGTGCATAGCCTCATCAGCAACACCTGTCCCCGATTTATCTTGGGTCTCCTCTATGCAGGGAAGATGGATCTCCAGAAACAAG TGAGGCCAGAGGCCTGGCTGTCCAGTAGCCCCATCCTTGGGTCTAGCCAGCTATTTCTGGTTTGTCATGTCTCTGGCTTCTACCCAAAGCCTATCTGGGTGATGTGGATGAGAGGTGAACAGGAGCAGCCAGGCACTCAGCAAGGTGAAGTCCTGCCCAATGTTGATGGGACATGGTATCTTCGGGTGACTCTGGATGTGGAGGCTGAGGAGGCAGCTGGCCTGTCTTGCCAGGTAAAACACAGCAGTCTAGAAGACCAGGACATCATTCTCTACTGGG GACATCACCTTTCCATGAATTTGATCCTGTTGGCAGTGATAGCACCCCTAATGCTTTTGATAGTCCTTGCATTATGGTTTAAGAAGCGCTG ctCATATCAAGACATCTCATGA
- the LOC109457968 gene encoding T-cell surface glycoprotein CD1b isoform X2 encodes MLLLSLLWLTVLFPCGDNEDAFQGPTSFHVIQISSFANSTWAQNQGSGWLGDLQIHGWDSTAGTAIFLKPWSKGNFTNEEVTELEELFRVYLVGFIRVIQDHVSEFQMKYPFEIQGIAGCELHSEEATVSFLRGALGGLDFLSLKNDSCVPAPEGGSRAQRFCTRITQYQVKPEAWLSSGPSPGPGRLLLVCHVSGFYPKPIWVRWMQGEQEQLGTRQGDVLPNVDGTWYLRVTLDVAAGEAAGLTCRVRHSSLGGQDIILYWGHPTSIGVICLVIIVPSLILLLCLALWFLRRWSYQNIP; translated from the exons ATGCTGCTTCTGTCACTTCTATGGTTAACAGTTCTCTTCCCATGTGGTGACAATGAGGATG CTTTCCAGGGACCAACTTCTTTCCATGTCATCCAGATATCATCCTTTGCCAACAGCACCTGGGCACAAAATCAAGGCTCAGGCTGGCTGGGTGATTTGCAGATTCATGGCTGGGATAGCACTGCGGGTACTGCCATTTTCCTGAAGCCCTGGTCCAAGGGCAACTTCACTAATGAGGAGGTGACTGAGTTGGAGGAGCTATTCCGAGTGTATCTCGTTGGATTCATTCGGGTAATACAGGATCATGTCAGCGAATTCCAGATGAAAT ATCCCTTTGAAATCCAGGGCATAGCAGGCTGTGAGCTGCATTCTGAGGAGGCCACAGTAAGCTTTTTGAGGGGAGCTTTAGGAGGACTGGATTTCCTGAGCCTCAAGAATGATTCATGTGTGCCTGCCCCAGAGGGTGGCAGCAGGGCACAGCGGTTCTGCACACGCATCACTCAGTACCAAG TGAAGCCGGAGGCCTGGCTGTCCAGTGGCCCCAGTCCTGGGCCTGGCCGTCTGCTGCTGGTATGCCACGTCTCAGGATTCTACCCAAAGCCCATATGGGTGAGGTGGATGCAGGGTGAGCAGGAGCAGCTGGGCACTCGGCAAGGTGACGTCCTGCCCAATGTTGATGGGACATGGTATCTCCGAGTAACCCTGGATGTGGCTGCTGGGGAGGCAGCTGGCCTGACTTGCCGAGTGAGGCACAGCAGTCTAGGAGGACAAGACATCATCCTCTACTGGG GACATCCCACTTCCATCGGTGTGATATGTTTGGTAATAATAGTGCCCTCCTTGATCCTTTTGCTATGTCTTGCATTATGGTTTTTGAGACGATG GTCCTATCAGAATATCCCGTGA